GATCCAGGAGCTCCCACCCGCAATCAATGCCTATCAGTTGCAGTATTTCCCGGTGCTCACGGTGGATGAGCGCACGATTATCTATACCAAGCGAGATGCCAATAACCCGTCATCCGACGAAGACATGGTCGTGAGTGTACGAATCAATGATGAGTGGATTCCGTCTCAGTCCATTTCCAGGGAGATCAATTCTCCCTTTAACGAGGGTGCCTGTACCATTTCTGCAGACGGGAGTACATTAATCTTCACTTCTTGTGAGGGGAGGTCGTCATTTGGTAGTTGTGACCTTTATGTCACATACAGACAAGGGAATAAATGGACTAAGCCAGAAAACCTTGGTTCCGGGATCAATTCCAGATATTGGGATTCTCAACCTTCGCTCAGTGCCGATGGGCGAGTGCTTTATTTTGCTTCCAATAGGCCTGGGGGAGTTGGTAAACGTGACATTTGGAGCTCTCAGCTTACAGAGACAGGCTGGAGCGAGCCGGTAAACCTTGGTAAACCCATCAATACACCTTTTGATGAAACCACCCCTTTTATTCATGTCAATAATGATTTGCTTTTCTTCTCCACACAGGGCTATCCTGGTCTTGGGGGATTCGATCTTTTCTTTTCTGAAAAAACCAATGGGCAATGGTCGCTCCCTACCAATCTCGGTTATCCTATCAATACGGTAAATGACGAACTCTCGCTTTTTATTAATGCCTCAGGCACATTTGGCTATTATGCCATTGAAAAGACCGAGTCCGGAGTTACGAGTACTACTAACATTGTGAAATTCAAAGTCCCCTTTGACTCTTTGGTGAAAAAGAAAGCGAGTTATGTGACGGGCCGGGTACAGGATGGGATAACGGGGAAGCCTTTAGGTGCCCGGATGAGAATGTCCAATTTGAATGATACCACAGATACCTATTGGGTAAACTCTGATTCCATTTCAGGGAGGTATTTTCTGGTATTGACAGAAGGTAATGAATATGGTGTCTTTATCAGAAAGAAGGACTATCTGTTTGAAGACTTAAAATTCGAAGCTCAAAGTTCTACCGCATTAAGACCAGATACCCTGGATATCTTGCTTCATCCCATAGAAGCAGGTGCTTCACTCACTTTAGAAAACATCTATTTTGAGTTCAACGAGCACCTATTAAACCCTAAGTCGCGTTCAGAACTCAATGAGATCGTGGAATACCTAAAACTTAACAAAAGTTTAACTTTCGAGATTCAGGGACATACAGATACCGTAGGGACTGAAAGTTATAATCTGGCATTATCTGAGAAGCGGGCCCGTACCGTGTATAATTATCTGCTGTCTAAAGGTGTGGATGAGTCCAGGATGTTTTCGAAGGGTTATGGGGGTAGTCAGCCTATCGCAGATAATAGCACTGAAAATGGTCGGGATTTAAATCGAAGGATCACTTTTAGAGTTATTTCCAATAAGTGATTTTTTGTCAGGTTACATTTTTTAACAATTTTTTTATTTTTTTTCTCAGAATTTAAATTATGAAAATAATCCAATTAGAGATGATTATTTCGCCTTATTGAAATCTATAGTAGAATTGTAATTTTTTATAGTGTAAAAAGGCCTTTTCGCAATAAATAGAGGGGTTTTCTCACAATCACTTTAGTTTTTCCCTTTTTGCTGATTACGATCAAATTGTTATAAATTTAGTAGTTGAAACATAATGTACAATTTAAAACAGTATAATATGAAGAGGATTCTACTACTCAGTTTCATGTTGACTTTCGTCTTTGCGTTCAGCGCATTGGCGCAAAGGACAGTATCTGGAACCGTTACCTCCGCAGAGGATGGTAGCGGCATTCCGGGTGTAAACGTTGTGCTGAAAGGAACAACGACAGGTACTACCAGTGATTTAGATGGTAACTACCGTTTGAGCGTTCCAGAAGAGGGCGGAACGTTAGTATTTTCATTTGTAGGTCTTGAGCCAAAAGAAGTTGAAATTGGCGCTAGATCTGTTATCGATGTAGGAATGAGCTCTGATGTTCAGCAATTGACTGAAGTCGTTGTAACGGCTTTGGGTATTGAGCGTCAGGAGAAGTCACTTACATATGCAGTTCAGGACGTAAAAGGTGATGGCCTTACCCAGGCTAGAGAAACCAACATCGTTAACTCCCTATCAGGGCAGGTAGCTGGTGTTCAGGTGACTAGCTCAAGTGGTACTCCAGGTGCTTCTTCTCGTGTTGTACTTCGTGGAGCTTCTACTATCAGTGGTAGCAACCAGCCTCTATTCGTAGTAGACGGTGTGCCGATTGACAACTCTAACTATGGTACTGCCGGTAATGGTGGTGGTTATGACTTGCCAAACGGAGCTGCTTCACTTAACCCGGATGATGTAGAGTCTATCTCTGTATTGAAAGGTCCTGTTGCAGCTGCTCTCTATGGTAACAGAGGTGCAAACGGTGTAATCCTCGTGACTACTAAAACTGGAAAAGGCAAGAAAGGTCTTGGCGTCTCTGTCAACTCTTCTACAATGTTCCAGACTCCTTTAAGATTACAGGACTTCCAAAACTCTTATGGTCAGGGAGCCAGCAATACTTACTTTGAGTTTGTAAACGGACAAAGTGGATATGGTGACGGTGTGGATGAAAGCTGGGGAGCTCCTCTTGATGTAGGATTGGAATTCGTTCAGTGGAGCGATTACAGAGACGATGGAACAACGTCTAGTCCAAGCCCATGGAAGTCTTATCCAAATAACATTAAGGATTTTTACGAAACTGGTGTTCAGTTGAGTAATAACGTAGCAATAGCTGGTAGCGATGGAGACAATGCTTTCAGACTTTCTGCTACTAATATGAATCAGACAGGTATGGTTCCTAATACTGATTTTAACAGATGGAACATCAACTCTTCTGCTAGCCTGAGATTGCTAGAGGGGCTTGAGGCTTCTTTCTCTGCTAATTATATCAAGGAACATGCGGATAACCTTGCTTCTATTGGTTATACCAATGATAACCCTGTTCAGCAGATGATCTGGTCTGGAAGAAACGTGGATCTTGCAGCTTTGAAGGATTACAAGAATTTGCCATTGTCACCAGAAGGAACAGCAGCAGCTGGTACTCCTTTGAACTGGAATACAGTATTCCAGAATAACCCTTATTGGGGACAGGATGTAAACCTTCAGGGTTACGACAAAGATCGTTTGATTGGTAACGTTAAACTTGCGTATCAGTTCAACGACTGGTTGAGTGCTTATGTAAGAACCGGTATTGATAACTGGGACATGAGAAACAGCAACATTAAGGCTATCGGTACTAACTCAGCAGCAGATGGTTTCTATTCAGATCAGGTGAGAAGATTCACTGAGATCAACCATTTCTACATGATCACAGCAAACAAGACATTCGGTGATTTCGGTGTAGCTGTGAGTTTTGGTGGTAATAATATGATTCAGGAGTACACAAGACACTATGTAGGTGTTCCTGCATTAGAGCTTCCAGGATTGTATAACGTTTCCAACCTGAAGTCAGGTAGTACTCCTACTTTGATTAACACGTTGGAAGAAGAGAAAATCAATAGTTTGTTGGGTACTGCTCAGCTTTCTTTTAGAGATTTCGTTTTCTTGGATATTTCAGGCAGAAATGACTGGTGGTCAGTACTTCCAAAGGCTGATAACTCATATTTCTACCCATCGGCTTCTTTAAGCTTTGTTCTGACCGACATGTTAGACATTTATTCCAACGCACTTCCTTACTTGAAAGTACGTGCTGGTTGGTCTAAAGTAGGTAGTTCAGGTGGTCTGAACCCTTATAGCTTGCAGCAGTTGTACAGCTTC
This Marinoscillum sp. 108 DNA region includes the following protein-coding sequences:
- a CDS encoding OmpA family protein, whose amino-acid sequence is MTPRILFGFCFFLITAVGYSQPYNKRAVKLTEKAEEAAKSRDFEEAKTLLKKAIAADPLYPKAYRRLATIYSVYLQPDSAAYYYNLLTEMIPADQIDERLWDRIAGLNFEVGDYHKAQQAIAHVSDPNPLLAQSIAFSVKSVQEARPLEIQELPPAINAYQLQYFPVLTVDERTIIYTKRDANNPSSDEDMVVSVRINDEWIPSQSISREINSPFNEGACTISADGSTLIFTSCEGRSSFGSCDLYVTYRQGNKWTKPENLGSGINSRYWDSQPSLSADGRVLYFASNRPGGVGKRDIWSSQLTETGWSEPVNLGKPINTPFDETTPFIHVNNDLLFFSTQGYPGLGGFDLFFSEKTNGQWSLPTNLGYPINTVNDELSLFINASGTFGYYAIEKTESGVTSTTNIVKFKVPFDSLVKKKASYVTGRVQDGITGKPLGARMRMSNLNDTTDTYWVNSDSISGRYFLVLTEGNEYGVFIRKKDYLFEDLKFEAQSSTALRPDTLDILLHPIEAGASLTLENIYFEFNEHLLNPKSRSELNEIVEYLKLNKSLTFEIQGHTDTVGTESYNLALSEKRARTVYNYLLSKGVDESRMFSKGYGGSQPIADNSTENGRDLNRRITFRVISNK
- a CDS encoding SusC/RagA family TonB-linked outer membrane protein, which produces MYNLKQYNMKRILLLSFMLTFVFAFSALAQRTVSGTVTSAEDGSGIPGVNVVLKGTTTGTTSDLDGNYRLSVPEEGGTLVFSFVGLEPKEVEIGARSVIDVGMSSDVQQLTEVVVTALGIERQEKSLTYAVQDVKGDGLTQARETNIVNSLSGQVAGVQVTSSSGTPGASSRVVLRGASTISGSNQPLFVVDGVPIDNSNYGTAGNGGGYDLPNGAASLNPDDVESISVLKGPVAAALYGNRGANGVILVTTKTGKGKKGLGVSVNSSTMFQTPLRLQDFQNSYGQGASNTYFEFVNGQSGYGDGVDESWGAPLDVGLEFVQWSDYRDDGTTSSPSPWKSYPNNIKDFYETGVQLSNNVAIAGSDGDNAFRLSATNMNQTGMVPNTDFNRWNINSSASLRLLEGLEASFSANYIKEHADNLASIGYTNDNPVQQMIWSGRNVDLAALKDYKNLPLSPEGTAAAGTPLNWNTVFQNNPYWGQDVNLQGYDKDRLIGNVKLAYQFNDWLSAYVRTGIDNWDMRNSNIKAIGTNSAADGFYSDQVRRFTEINHFYMITANKTFGDFGVAVSFGGNNMIQEYTRHYVGVPALELPGLYNVSNLKSGSTPTLINTLEEEKINSLLGTAQLSFRDFVFLDISGRNDWWSVLPKADNSYFYPSASLSFVLTDMLDIYSNALPYLKVRAGWSKVGSSGGLNPYSLQQLYSFRTTPYGSVSLAYNPETLNNPNIKPETTTGIEIGLAAKFFDGRISLDATYYDQTSEDLIVQVEVSPTSGYESAYDNVGLIENKGIELQLGATIVDTKDFSAGLNVNFATYNNDVISVNNIDGDEGAIVLGGQWNVDLQAREGHPYGVLFGPGYLKDEDGNIVHVNGRPQIDPTYRVLGDIQPDWTGGIAVNLRYKGLSLSSLFDAKWGGDIYTMTTTWGRYAGVLAETLKGREEGIVGKGVMQSGTDTDGNPIYVPNNIVVTAETYNKAAFSNGVAEGSVFDASYIKLRQVTLNWKLPSQWFTNVPFKDVNIALVGRNLALLYSKVPHIDPESGFSNADSQQGQEFGQLPSARSMGFNINFKL